The Treponema medium genome has a window encoding:
- a CDS encoding BrnT family toxin, which translates to MDSIIFEWDPVKADLNYAKHKVTFEEAKTVFYDENAILIADPDHSNIDEDRFIMLGLSSEMHMLLVCHCYRKNDRIRIISARKANLQESKQYGGN; encoded by the coding sequence ATGGATTCAATAATTTTTGAATGGGATCCGGTAAAAGCAGATTTGAATTACGCAAAGCACAAAGTAACTTTTGAGGAAGCAAAAACCGTATTCTATGATGAAAATGCAATATTGATTGCAGATCCTGATCATTCAAATATAGATGAAGATCGGTTTATTATGCTTGGCTTGAGTTCAGAAATGCATATGCTGCTCGTTTGTCATTGCTATAGGAAAAATGACAGAATCAGAATAATTTCTGCAAGAAAAGCAAATTTGCAGGAATCAAAACAATACGGAGGTAATTAA
- a CDS encoding BrnA antitoxin family protein, producing MRDDYDFSNGIKNPYADKLKKQITIRLDDEVINYFKNMAEETGMPYQNIINYYLKDCVKEKRHLEVAFRE from the coding sequence ATGAGAGACGATTATGATTTTTCAAACGGAATCAAAAATCCCTATGCAGATAAATTAAAGAAACAGATTACCATCCGTCTTGATGACGAAGTAATCAATTATTTTAAAAATATGGCAGAGGAAACAGGTATGCCGTATCAGAATATAATTAATTATTATCTAAAGGATTGTGTAAAAGAAAAAAGACACTTGGAAGTTGCATTTCGGGAATAG
- a CDS encoding PIN domain-containing protein — translation MCAESVLTGYICAHEVTTLSYFLFKEQKDKNKVVTTISTLFDIFQIIPIDETILKASLLSPITDYQDAVIEASAVKFNIDYILSRNISDFKLSRIPTYTPEQFFLFVRRV, via the coding sequence ATGTGCGCTGAAAGTGTATTAACGGGGTACATTTGTGCACATGAAGTTACAACATTATCATATTTTTTATTCAAAGAACAAAAAGATAAAAATAAAGTAGTAACTACTATTTCAACATTGTTTGATATTTTTCAGATTATTCCAATTGATGAAACAATACTGAAAGCTTCATTACTATCACCAATAACGGATTATCAAGACGCAGTAATCGAAGCCAGTGCCGTTAAATTCAATATTGATTATATACTTTCCCGTAATATTTCCGATTTTAAATTATCACGCATTCCGACATACACACCTGAGCAGTTCTTTTTATTCGTGCGGAGGGTTTAA
- a CDS encoding ATP-binding protein: protein MNFPRKLPIGIQSFKVLRNDRYLYVDKTKYLFQLVTSSRVYFLSRPRRFGKSLFLSTLAAYFLGQKELFNGLYLEQAEEEQAVRENRAAWQTYPVLYLDFNIGQYDTERALISQLHFLLSQFEELYGRNQNEEGVSQRFAGIIKRAYQQTGKQVVILADEYDKPLLQTMGVNEALNENFRNTLKAFYSVIKTCDEYIRFAFLTGVTKFSKISIFSDLNNLKDISLHEKYAGICGITQAELEANFQPEILALAERQQLEYPQAVTTLKQWYDGYLFHPAGDGMYNPFSVLNAFDEKRIKSYWFGTGTPTFLVNFLKEAHYFIPDLDGNVELNESELETYLAVAQDALPILFQSGYLTIKEYITEARMYRLGFPNDEVRYGFLENLLPAYSSVQFGETGKSVWQFVQDIREGNVDGFMERMQSVISGIPYDNFTDKNLKLREQNYQTAVYLIFALMGQFVQTEVHCSTGRADCVVYTADTIYLFEFKLSGNGTAEDAINQIKEKDYAVQYKLNEKKVVLIGAAFDDNTRTIKDWKTEVL, encoded by the coding sequence ATGAACTTTCCACGCAAACTGCCAATCGGTATACAGAGTTTTAAGGTATTACGGAATGACCGTTATCTCTATGTAGATAAGACAAAGTATCTTTTTCAATTGGTAACAAGCAGCCGAGTTTATTTCTTAAGCCGGCCGCGGCGATTTGGAAAGAGTCTTTTCCTTTCGACATTAGCTGCATATTTTCTCGGACAAAAAGAACTGTTCAACGGGCTCTATCTTGAACAGGCGGAAGAGGAACAAGCTGTCCGCGAAAATAGAGCGGCTTGGCAGACATATCCGGTACTGTATCTTGATTTTAATATCGGGCAATATGATACAGAGCGAGCCTTAATAAGCCAGCTCCATTTTCTTTTAAGTCAATTTGAAGAACTGTACGGAAGGAATCAGAATGAAGAAGGAGTATCGCAACGGTTTGCCGGAATTATAAAACGGGCGTATCAACAAACCGGAAAGCAGGTAGTCATTCTTGCAGATGAATACGACAAGCCCTTACTGCAAACCATGGGCGTAAATGAAGCGCTCAATGAGAATTTTCGCAATACGCTTAAAGCATTTTATTCGGTGATAAAAACCTGTGATGAATATATCCGCTTTGCCTTTTTAACAGGAGTTACCAAATTCAGTAAGATCAGTATTTTTAGTGATCTGAATAATCTGAAAGATATTAGCCTACATGAAAAGTACGCAGGTATCTGCGGTATCACTCAGGCAGAACTGGAAGCGAATTTTCAGCCCGAGATCCTAGCCCTTGCAGAGCGGCAACAACTTGAATATCCGCAAGCTGTTACCACACTCAAGCAATGGTATGACGGCTATCTATTCCATCCGGCAGGGGATGGTATGTATAATCCGTTCAGTGTGCTCAATGCATTTGATGAAAAAAGGATAAAAAGCTACTGGTTCGGTACGGGAACGCCGACGTTTTTGGTCAACTTCTTAAAAGAGGCGCACTACTTTATTCCCGACCTCGATGGCAATGTTGAATTGAATGAATCGGAACTGGAAACGTATCTGGCAGTAGCTCAAGATGCATTACCAATTTTATTTCAATCAGGATATTTAACGATTAAAGAGTACATAACAGAAGCACGAATGTATCGGCTTGGCTTTCCGAATGATGAAGTCCGATACGGTTTTTTAGAGAATCTATTACCTGCATATTCTTCCGTACAGTTTGGGGAAACAGGGAAATCGGTATGGCAATTTGTACAAGATATCCGCGAAGGGAATGTAGACGGCTTTATGGAGCGAATGCAGTCGGTTATCTCCGGTATTCCGTATGATAACTTTACAGACAAGAACTTGAAACTGCGTGAACAGAATTACCAGACAGCAGTATATCTTATCTTTGCACTGATGGGACAATTTGTACAGACGGAAGTGCATTGTAGTACCGGTCGCGCAGACTGTGTGGTATACACCGCGGATACAATATATCTGTTCGAGTTTAAGCTCAGCGGTAACGGCACGGCGGAAGATGCTATCAATCAGATAAAAGAAAAAGATTATGCCGTGCAATATAAACTGAACGAGAAAAAGGTTGTGCTGATTGGAGCTGCTTTTGATGATAATACACGTACTATCAAAGATTGGAAAACCGAAGTACTGTAA
- a CDS encoding transglutaminase domain-containing protein, with product MQNYSKPAAVLRICSLLLLLSVPYRYLAGILPAAALPVWGLCCTAVIHFLHRKRIRAEAAVIIGFSAALLIPACVLGLLALIPQLIADTLFLRIKLIFGLLALTAFISVTSTALFISTERWRRYEPLAAILVFSLLFFPQQHYRLTAFSNPLFAAGFAGVFMLLQTALLCIPFLKRRRFAAFALIFIGLTAVLLALLIRTFNKGSVGNNGGLLEQKLFEFDFSQFLQLQDEVKMNTNLVMVVHVDQEYDSHLFRRMYLSGWSPQKGFYEKSAPGEPEQPLRISGQPAELPHQSFLCRERVSQEIFTVNLDPDSLVALDYPLSVTPYTVWDTVSFKGAYKAESEVLHGVPLDLITAEPPSGNPEEGLSAEALRFYTSVDSGTKALLFPIAESVTAPFALYYDKVYALLDYFREGEYRYSLRPGQAPDGDQLRYFVTESKKGYCSYFAFAYCLMLRSLGIPARLAAGFFLQPESGILNYYPVRANMAHAWVEVFFPYLGWVDIDPTTEQLADGESLDFSFQAGGDQFTQLLDEILLNRSALRIRHGGTLSAAEAQTVAQRVSQFFKMHRGILFCIAALVAILLYGAFRAYPYLIIRYSRNNRKIILTLKRLHKHPSDAFYALTQKAKFAPSCTDEDVAIAKQLYRSEKKQGKNAWNRSRRNGK from the coding sequence ATGCAGAACTACTCTAAACCTGCCGCCGTGCTCCGTATATGTTCACTCCTGCTGCTCCTTTCGGTACCGTACCGCTATCTTGCCGGTATTCTGCCCGCAGCGGCGCTGCCGGTATGGGGGCTTTGCTGCACGGCGGTAATTCACTTTCTGCATAGAAAGAGAATTCGTGCGGAAGCAGCAGTGATTATCGGCTTTTCCGCTGCGCTGCTTATCCCTGCATGTGTCCTCGGCTTGCTCGCGCTGATACCGCAGCTTATTGCGGATACCCTCTTTTTGCGCATCAAGCTGATATTCGGCTTACTTGCGCTCACCGCCTTCATCAGCGTTACCTCAACAGCGCTGTTCATTTCTACCGAACGGTGGCGGCGTTATGAACCGCTTGCTGCTATTCTCGTGTTCTCCTTGCTGTTTTTTCCGCAGCAGCACTATCGTCTAACAGCCTTTTCCAATCCGCTCTTTGCGGCGGGTTTTGCCGGTGTTTTCATGCTGCTTCAAACAGCCTTGCTCTGCATTCCGTTTTTAAAACGCAGACGGTTCGCAGCGTTTGCACTCATCTTTATCGGTTTAACAGCAGTTTTGCTCGCGCTCCTCATCAGGACATTTAATAAAGGCTCTGTCGGCAATAACGGCGGACTGCTCGAACAAAAGCTTTTCGAGTTCGATTTTTCTCAGTTTTTGCAGTTGCAGGATGAAGTAAAAATGAACACCAATCTGGTGATGGTGGTGCATGTTGATCAGGAATATGATTCACACTTGTTCCGCCGTATGTACTTGTCGGGCTGGAGTCCGCAAAAAGGTTTTTACGAAAAGTCGGCGCCCGGCGAACCGGAGCAGCCGCTGCGGATATCCGGGCAACCGGCAGAACTTCCGCATCAGTCTTTCCTGTGCCGCGAGCGGGTCAGTCAGGAAATATTTACCGTCAACCTCGATCCCGACTCCCTGGTCGCACTCGATTATCCGCTGTCGGTAACGCCGTATACGGTTTGGGACACGGTGAGTTTTAAAGGCGCTTACAAGGCGGAAAGTGAGGTGCTGCATGGCGTGCCGCTCGACCTTATTACGGCGGAGCCTCCGTCGGGAAATCCTGAAGAGGGGCTGTCGGCGGAAGCCTTGCGTTTTTATACGTCCGTAGATTCCGGCACAAAGGCGCTGCTCTTTCCTATTGCGGAATCGGTTACCGCCCCCTTTGCGCTCTACTATGATAAGGTCTACGCCTTGCTCGACTATTTCCGCGAGGGCGAGTATCGATATTCGCTTCGTCCCGGGCAGGCTCCCGACGGCGATCAGCTCCGGTATTTTGTAACCGAGTCGAAAAAGGGCTATTGCTCGTACTTCGCCTTTGCGTACTGCCTCATGCTCCGCAGCCTCGGCATTCCTGCGCGGCTTGCTGCCGGTTTTTTCCTACAGCCTGAATCGGGCATCCTCAATTATTATCCGGTGCGAGCGAATATGGCTCATGCGTGGGTGGAAGTCTTTTTCCCGTATCTCGGCTGGGTGGATATAGACCCGACCACCGAACAGCTCGCAGACGGTGAATCGCTCGATTTTTCTTTTCAGGCAGGCGGGGATCAGTTTACGCAGCTCCTCGACGAAATCCTATTAAACCGCTCGGCGCTCCGTATCAGGCACGGCGGAACGCTTTCGGCAGCAGAAGCCCAAACCGTTGCTCAACGTGTTTCGCAGTTCTTTAAAATGCACCGCGGAATACTGTTCTGCATTGCTGCGCTTGTTGCGATTCTCTTGTACGGCGCCTTCCGTGCCTATCCGTATCTGATTATCAGGTATTCACGAAATAACCGGAAAATCATTCTCACGCTGAAACGGCTCCATAAGCATCCGAGCGATGCCTTTTACGCACTCACTCAAAAAGCAAAATTTGCCCCCTCCTGTACCGACGAAGATGTTGCGATTGCAAAGCAGCTCTACCGCTCGGAGAAAAAGCAGGGAAAAAACGCTTGGAATCGAAGTCGGAGGAACGGCAAATGA
- a CDS encoding tetratricopeptide repeat protein, whose protein sequence is MKAQYRKYRQTDRHHNGHASRNGLLLVLFLFLFPLYLFSASSTSNADELLQKADAAVQAENWDTAAALLEEGIARYPTNELFQLKLGDMYFSNGLYEPAYRRFTEGLRINRYNIKLLYGAASAAAALNKAEEARGLLHEYLSYNPTDIFGWSTYGWLCFKTHRTDEGIKAMLDARSSYGDDGCIANALGNLYGELFDYRNAALYYRKGIELALQNDSLYSASVYSYNKAILETEFYHFDQAEEDARNASDYFSRSSGYLILGELEERKNNFDRAIAYYAQSTKDNYTPLPLINLAKIYLRMGHWEQAERYITQIERVTDYSWIANFGMSTAQFYTELYGLYQTLYEKKYAAEKMRIPESAKDFFVRSKNLTKYSALIRYYRAAFSIHNLKLAKEYTIADTDGNTHGLYKNSFYYRAFQSVPFKARRYLRRAEVLETSVIPQAHPSYIAEKGILLRDEQLLREALDALDPVWEKELREQTAAALILCTRNAELKTAFYQELLQSNPACFPEHWIRLPVTLTCTGADERLSKRTEKRLAAALNKSLFTVSAHAPFSITAVCTESGIRLSLIGQDGSIYFRYEHPAPVADKHEAAACVNRFAARLFRVAVNRGTN, encoded by the coding sequence ATGAAAGCGCAATACCGAAAATACCGGCAGACCGATAGACATCATAACGGCCATGCATCACGGAACGGGTTGCTCCTCGTGCTGTTTTTGTTTCTATTCCCATTGTATCTTTTCTCTGCATCGAGCACATCGAACGCTGATGAGCTGCTGCAAAAAGCGGACGCGGCGGTGCAGGCGGAAAACTGGGATACCGCTGCTGCGCTGCTCGAAGAAGGTATTGCGCGATACCCGACGAATGAGCTTTTCCAGCTCAAGCTCGGCGATATGTATTTTAGCAACGGACTGTACGAACCGGCATACCGCCGTTTTACCGAAGGCTTGCGTATCAACCGGTACAACATCAAACTCCTATACGGTGCAGCGAGCGCGGCGGCGGCGTTGAATAAAGCAGAGGAGGCGCGCGGTCTTTTGCATGAATATCTTTCATATAATCCTACCGATATTTTCGGATGGTCAACGTACGGATGGCTTTGTTTTAAAACGCACCGAACCGATGAAGGGATTAAAGCGATGCTCGATGCCCGCAGCAGCTACGGCGACGACGGCTGTATTGCGAACGCGCTCGGAAATCTGTACGGAGAACTCTTCGACTATCGGAATGCGGCGCTCTATTACCGGAAAGGCATTGAACTCGCGCTGCAAAACGATTCGCTGTACTCGGCCTCGGTGTATTCCTACAACAAGGCAATCTTGGAAACCGAATTCTATCATTTTGATCAAGCTGAAGAAGACGCCCGCAATGCTTCCGACTATTTTTCACGCTCATCGGGATATTTGATTCTCGGAGAGCTTGAAGAGCGGAAAAATAATTTTGACCGTGCGATTGCCTATTATGCGCAATCGACAAAAGATAATTATACGCCGCTGCCGCTGATCAATCTTGCAAAAATCTATCTTCGGATGGGGCATTGGGAGCAAGCGGAACGCTATATCACACAGATCGAGCGGGTTACCGACTATTCGTGGATTGCGAACTTCGGGATGAGTACCGCGCAGTTTTATACTGAGTTGTACGGCCTGTATCAGACGTTATACGAAAAAAAATATGCGGCGGAAAAGATGCGGATACCTGAAAGCGCCAAGGATTTTTTTGTCCGGTCTAAAAACCTTACAAAGTATTCCGCTTTGATTCGATATTATCGAGCGGCCTTTAGTATACATAATTTGAAATTGGCAAAGGAGTACACGATAGCGGATACGGACGGCAATACGCACGGGTTGTATAAAAACAGTTTCTATTATCGGGCATTTCAGTCGGTACCGTTTAAGGCGCGGCGGTATTTACGCCGTGCGGAGGTGCTGGAAACGTCGGTTATTCCGCAGGCGCATCCGTCATACATTGCCGAAAAAGGTATACTGCTCCGCGATGAACAACTGCTGCGGGAAGCGCTGGATGCTCTCGACCCCGTATGGGAGAAAGAACTGCGGGAACAAACTGCGGCGGCGCTGATACTCTGCACAAGAAACGCCGAACTGAAAACCGCGTTCTATCAAGAGCTGCTGCAAAGCAATCCCGCCTGCTTTCCGGAACATTGGATACGGTTGCCGGTTACGCTGACCTGTACCGGTGCAGACGAACGGCTCAGCAAACGAACCGAAAAACGCCTTGCCGCCGCTTTAAACAAATCGTTATTTACGGTTTCCGCACACGCGCCGTTTTCCATCACGGCAGTATGTACCGAAAGCGGCATCCGGCTCAGCCTTATCGGTCAAGACGGCAGTATCTATTTCCGCTACGAACATCCCGCTCCCGTTGCCGATAAACATGAGGCAGCAGCCTGCGTCAATCGTTTTGCTGCGCGACTGTTTAGAGTTGCTGTGAATAGAGGTACAAATTAA
- a CDS encoding DUF58 domain-containing protein, whose product MMRIRITRYGAVYTVMGALLLISGLLRGELLSAVCGGLLTLYAGFAAAGIAVTALCWKSEEPDLASEGGGFTVTPARSKAAQFESAKTFPPCVPGTAAFFTIEFSLSPEPTAETAACLSIPLQGIQTKYHPKNLTRGRYFYKRLYLNIRDFAGFFAAVYTQPPCLSVPYIVVQPVIPPQKTVFPDLRSRAVNDLPSQERTNELYESRPYFPGDDPRKIHWKLYAHTNTLSIKLGAFEPPPVKRLTIYIEEPVYLKKKERAWVVSIFDAFIGRLSGVIIELLNVGIQCSLLLYDYLQQSLQRYEIAEEASAAAAQIQNLLAIPALHTSPEALPDAVDIFNTVPDGGGLLYCYVPSVNATQSAVDTPTLGIAAKVLFPPPRAGDRTGAGNNIGEHIAAYQNITAYRKITAYSRSGVETFFCLAAPPVSENCMQADELTHRVLSRRGIHRLLYSSAASARQDAFYRKVQEAAERELRIFTAGNCHAELL is encoded by the coding sequence ATGATGCGGATACGGATTACGAGGTATGGCGCAGTGTACACTGTGATGGGCGCGCTGCTCTTAATAAGCGGTTTGCTCCGCGGAGAGCTTTTGAGCGCGGTATGCGGCGGGTTACTCACGCTCTATGCCGGTTTCGCTGCCGCCGGTATAGCGGTTACCGCCCTGTGTTGGAAATCGGAAGAGCCTGATCTTGCCTCAGAGGGCGGCGGCTTTACGGTTACTCCCGCCCGTTCCAAAGCGGCTCAGTTCGAATCTGCAAAGACCTTCCCTCCTTGTGTTCCCGGAACCGCAGCCTTTTTTACCATTGAGTTTTCACTATCGCCTGAGCCTACCGCAGAAACGGCCGCATGTCTTTCCATCCCCTTGCAGGGAATACAAACAAAATATCATCCCAAAAATCTGACCCGCGGACGGTACTTTTATAAACGGCTGTATCTCAATATCCGGGACTTTGCCGGTTTTTTTGCCGCGGTATATACGCAGCCGCCTTGCCTGTCCGTGCCCTACATTGTAGTACAGCCGGTGATTCCGCCGCAAAAAACGGTATTTCCCGATCTCCGTTCCCGTGCCGTAAACGACCTTCCGTCGCAAGAGCGCACGAATGAACTCTATGAATCGCGTCCGTATTTTCCCGGCGACGATCCGCGGAAAATTCACTGGAAGCTCTACGCGCACACCAATACGCTTTCCATAAAACTTGGTGCTTTTGAACCGCCGCCGGTTAAACGCTTAACGATATATATAGAAGAGCCGGTGTATTTGAAAAAAAAAGAACGGGCTTGGGTTGTCTCCATTTTTGACGCCTTTATCGGCCGTCTTTCCGGCGTGATTATTGAGCTGCTCAATGTCGGTATTCAATGTTCTCTTCTATTATATGATTATCTGCAGCAGTCCTTGCAGCGATATGAAATAGCGGAAGAAGCATCCGCCGCTGCCGCACAGATACAGAATCTGCTTGCCATACCGGCGCTCCATACTTCACCGGAAGCGCTTCCCGACGCGGTGGATATCTTTAATACAGTGCCGGACGGCGGGGGACTGTTATACTGTTACGTTCCCTCTGTGAATGCAACTCAGTCTGCGGTAGATACTCCTACTCTTGGAATCGCAGCTAAAGTATTATTCCCCCCGCCGCGTGCAGGGGATAGAACCGGTGCTGGAAACAATATCGGAGAACACATTGCAGCTTATCAAAATATTACCGCTTACCGGAAAATCACCGCTTACAGCCGGAGCGGCGTCGAAACATTTTTTTGCCTTGCCGCGCCGCCGGTATCGGAAAACTGTATGCAGGCTGATGAGCTAACGCATCGTGTCCTAAGCCGGAGAGGGATACACCGGCTGCTGTATTCTTCCGCCGCTTCCGCACGGCAGGATGCTTTTTATCGAAAGGTGCAGGAAGCTGCCGAACGGGAACTCCGTATCTTTACCGCAGGAAATTGCCATGCAGAACTACTCTAA